The DNA region ATCGGATACGATGATTATTAGCAAAAATCTCTAAATAATTATTTACTCCTCCCATAACGACTTCAGAAGCAAAAACATCACCAACCGTACCATCTTCAAAAATAACATGTAGTAAAGCATAATCTTCAACATCATAATAATCAGTGCGTAAATAACCTGAATTAATATAGGCGGCATCCCGAGTAATTTCATGGGTACGACAACTAACCTTTACTGGTCTTATCGACTTTCCATATCTTTCCATCCCCTCAATTCTCTTAAGATAAAGAATCGCCGATAAGGGGTGACAGCCTTTCCCAATCAAAGACCCTCCGCCCGATTGGTTCCAAATGCCATAAGCTTTAGAATGAGAACCACTATGGGATTCTTCACCTATACACCTTAATATTTGCCCATGACTTTCTTTTAGAATTTCTACTTCTTTTTGGATTGAAGGCGTATAGATCCAATCTTCAGCATAAAAAATTTTCCCACGGCTTTTTTCTTCTGCCTTCAACATCCTTCCAGCACTGGCTAAAGCTTCTTTTAACATTATTTCTTTAGAAAAGCGATTACCAAGAAATTGCTCATCACCTTCTTTTCCATAATACCCAGTAAAAGGTTTTTCTACAATTACATCTTTGTTTGCGTTTAACGCCTGGATAGCCAATTTTTCATGCAAAAAACCCGGAACACACAAATCAACTACATCAACCTGATTGATTAATTCTTCCATAGAAGAAGAGGGATTGATCTTTCTCTGACTGGCAAATTTTTGGCAATTTTCCTTATTTCTGGAATAGACTGTTGTTACTTTTACCTTAAGCCCTGGAATCTTTAAATAAGAACGGAAATGAAAATTTGCGGCAAAACCAGACCCCACTATGCCTATCCTTATCCTATTTTTTTCCATATTAAACATCTCTAATTGGCTCCTATTTTTATTTTTTGAAAACATGAATAATAACTAATAAAATTTAATTTAATGAATCCTTCCTCTTAAAAATAGTCTTAAACGATTTTTGAAAAAACTGGTAGTTTGCTCAAACCATTTCGTTCGGCTAACAATAGTAAATATAATTAATAAGACTAAAACAAATGAAATAGGGCGAGTAAACAAGGGAATAATATCCCCTTTGGTTAAAATTAAACTCCTTCTTAAATTTTTATCAAGTAAGTCTCCTAGAATAATTCCTAAAACAGCAGGAGCTACTGGATAATCCATTTCCTTCATAGCATATCCGATCAAACCAAATACCGCCATTATCCATATATCGAAGATTCTCGATGATAATGCATAAGCACCAATAACACATAGAGAAAAAATAACAGGCATTAGTCGTTCTCGAGGAATTAAAAGGATCTTAATAAAAACTCTTATTAACATTAATCCCAAAATAAACATAGCACAAGTGGCCAGAAAGAACATTGCTACCACCTGAATTACAAAATCAGGATGCTCAATCATCAACAATGGCCCTGGACGTATCCCATGAATTATCATTGCTCCCAAAAGAACTGCTGCCGGTGCAGAACCGGGAATAGCTAATGATAACACAGGTATTATTGCGCCTGCTACAGCAGCATTATTTCCTGTTTCGGCTGCCAGTAAACCTTCAATACTTCCTTTCCCATATTTTTCGGGTTGTTTACTTGCTTTTTTAGCAAAATCATAGGAAACCCATGCACCAATATCTTCTCCCACACCGGGAATTGCTCCAATGACTGTTCCAATGAATCCTGAGCGAATAATAGTTCTCCAATATTTCAAAATCTCTCGAGGGTAGGGGATTACTTTTTCAATTTTTCTGCTCACTATTTTTATCGCCGGCTGCTTCATGGTCATTAGTACCTCAGAAAATCCAAAAACTCCTATCATTGCCGGCAATAAAGCGATACCTCCTCCTAAATCAACGTTACCGAAAGTAAAACGGCGGTAGGCATGCATTCCTTCCATGCCAATGGTAGCCACAAATAAACCAAAAAACCCTGCGATCCAACCTTTCAAAGGATCTTTAGGGGCAGTTAATGTTCCACAAATAATGATCCCAAAGATCGTTAACCAAAAATATTCAAATGAATAGAAATTAAGAGCAGCATTTCCAATAATTGGAGTAAAAACAGCTAACATGATCATTCCAAATAATGAACCAAGAAAAGAACCAGTAGTAGCTATTCCCATGGCTTCTCCAGCTCTTCCCTGTCGTGCTAGTGGATTTCCATCTACTGTAGTAGCTGCATTAGCCGGCGTCCCTGGAATATTAATTAAAATTGCAGTTCGGCTCCCCCCAAAAATTGCCCCTATATACATACAAATTAAAATTAAAACAGCATGGTCAGTGTTAAACTTATAAGTAAGGGTGGTCATTAAAGCAACACCCATCGTGGCTGTTAGCCCTGGAAGCATTCCTACAATAATACCTAATTGAGTACTCCATAAAATATCAAATATATATCTTATGGTTAAAAATCCTAAAAGTTGTTGGCCTAATTCAGTCAGTCCTTGCAATATTTGCTCCTCCCAAACTACGGTAATCTAATTAAAAATAAATATCTGAAGACAAGGGCAATTGATCCGCC from Candidatus Atribacteria bacterium includes:
- a CDS encoding transporter; amino-acid sequence: MLPGLTATMGVALMTTLTYKFNTDHAVLILICMYIGAIFGGSRTAILINIPGTPANAATTVDGNPLARQGRAGEAMGIATTGSFLGSLFGMIMLAVFTPIIGNAALNFYSFEYFWLTIFGIIICGTLTAPKDPLKGWIAGFFGLFVATIGMEGMHAYRRFTFGNVDLGGGIALLPAMIGVFGFSEVLMTMKQPAIKIVSRKIEKVIPYPREILKYWRTIIRSGFIGTVIGAIPGVGEDIGAWVSYDFAKKASKQPEKYGKGSIEGLLAAETGNNAAVAGAIIPVLSLAIPGSAPAAVLLGAMIIHGIRPGPLLMIEHPDFVIQVVAMFFLATCAMFILGLMLIRVFIKILLIPRERLMPVIFSLCVIGAYALSSRIFDIWIMAVFGLIGYAMKEMDYPVAPAVLGIILGDLLDKNLRRSLILTKGDIIPLFTRPISFVLVLLIIFTIVSRTKWFEQTTSFFKNRLRLFLRGRIH
- a CDS encoding Gfo/Idh/MocA family oxidoreductase, with translation MEKNRIRIGIVGSGFAANFHFRSYLKIPGLKVKVTTVYSRNKENCQKFASQRKINPSSSMEELINQVDVVDLCVPGFLHEKLAIQALNANKDVIVEKPFTGYYGKEGDEQFLGNRFSKEIMLKEALASAGRMLKAEEKSRGKIFYAEDWIYTPSIQKEVEILKESHGQILRCIGEESHSGSHSKAYGIWNQSGGGSLIGKGCHPLSAILYLKRIEGMERYGKSIRPVKVSCRTHEITRDAAYINSGYLRTDYYDVEDYALLHVIFEDGTVGDVFASEVVMGGVNNYLEIFANNHRIRCNLGHFDMIQLFNPKEEQLKDTYIVEKIETKQGWSFPSPDEDWAFGYPQELTDFIYCILNDKVPQSDSQLGYDTVAVLYTAYVSAERKGQEVEIPRE